One window of Burkholderia cepacia GG4 genomic DNA carries:
- a CDS encoding metal/formaldehyde-sensitive transcriptional repressor yields the protein MSHTIKEKQKLLNRVRRIKGQVEAIERALEEERGCNEILQLITSGRGAMNGLLAVVLEDHIRSHLVDAEGHEDEGSATEQLIDVVHSYFK from the coding sequence ATGAGCCACACCATCAAGGAAAAGCAGAAGCTGCTGAACCGTGTCCGCCGAATCAAGGGACAGGTTGAAGCGATCGAACGCGCGCTGGAAGAAGAGCGCGGTTGCAACGAGATCCTCCAGCTCATCACGAGCGGCCGCGGTGCGATGAACGGCCTGCTCGCGGTCGTGCTCGAGGATCACATCCGCAGCCATCTGGTCGATGCCGAAGGTCACGAAGACGAAGGCAGCGCGACCGAGCAGCTGATCGACGTCGTTCACAGCTATTTCAAGTAA
- a CDS encoding plastocyanin/azurin family copper-binding protein → MRATCRIVVVAGVTALGVASHASWAQQTVNATLLSNSIQLKTHNVKSGRVTLDVKNAADNNMEHELVVLKTDLSDDALPVSKGQVLEHKLRKIGEVEDIAPGRSKRASFKLAPGHYALICNKPGHYEAGMHAALVVTR, encoded by the coding sequence ATGCGTGCTACTTGCAGAATCGTCGTCGTCGCCGGGGTGACCGCGCTTGGTGTGGCATCCCATGCGAGCTGGGCGCAGCAAACGGTCAATGCGACGTTGCTGTCGAACTCGATCCAGCTCAAGACGCACAACGTGAAGTCGGGCCGCGTCACACTGGATGTCAAGAATGCCGCGGACAACAACATGGAGCATGAGCTCGTCGTGCTCAAGACGGATCTCTCTGACGATGCGCTCCCTGTCAGCAAGGGACAGGTGCTGGAACACAAGCTGAGAAAAATCGGGGAAGTCGAAGATATCGCGCCGGGCCGGAGCAAACGCGCGTCATTCAAGCTCGCGCCCGGCCACTACGCGCTGATCTGCAACAAGCCGGGCCACTATGAAGCCGGCATGCACGCGGCGCTTGTCGTGACGCGGTAA
- a CDS encoding chromate resistance protein ChrB domain-containing protein, producing the protein MNAISTWSLLVLTLPTENATARMRFWRALKAKGCAVLRDGIYLLPYTDEHEATLRDLAGAIADSGGTAHLLCAPSLDTSQELEFRALFDRGEDDAAFIQTLADARKTLAGQSATELTRLLRRMRKDFDAIRAIDYFPGDSATRAEVALQDFVALVDTVLSPGEPHAADRAIRPLAIGEYQGRTWATRQRMWVDRVASAWLIRRFIDARARFIWLASPADCPADALGFDFDGATFTHVGERVTFEVLLASFGLDDDPALMRLGEIVHALDVGGPAAPEAVGFEAVMAGTRQRAEHDDQLLEQMGAVLDSLYAHFTSNGKNQTASKS; encoded by the coding sequence ATGAATGCCATATCCACGTGGTCGCTCCTCGTTCTGACCCTTCCGACAGAAAACGCGACGGCCCGCATGCGGTTCTGGCGCGCCCTGAAGGCAAAGGGCTGTGCGGTGTTGCGTGACGGTATCTACCTGCTGCCCTACACCGACGAGCATGAAGCGACGCTGCGCGACCTCGCGGGGGCCATTGCCGACAGTGGCGGCACGGCTCACCTGTTGTGCGCGCCGAGCCTGGACACGTCGCAGGAACTGGAATTCCGCGCGCTGTTCGATCGCGGGGAGGATGACGCCGCCTTTATCCAGACCCTTGCGGACGCCCGCAAGACCCTCGCCGGACAGTCGGCCACGGAACTGACGCGCCTGCTGCGCCGCATGCGCAAGGATTTCGACGCCATTCGTGCGATCGACTATTTCCCGGGCGACTCGGCCACCCGCGCCGAAGTCGCGCTGCAGGATTTCGTCGCTTTGGTTGACACCGTGCTGTCCCCGGGCGAACCGCATGCCGCGGATCGCGCGATCCGTCCGCTGGCGATTGGCGAGTACCAAGGCCGCACCTGGGCGACGCGGCAGCGGATGTGGGTCGATCGCGTCGCAAGTGCGTGGCTGATCCGCCGCTTCATCGACGCACGCGCCCGCTTCATCTGGCTTGCGTCGCCGGCGGATTGTCCGGCTGACGCGCTGGGCTTCGATTTCGACGGCGCGACCTTCACGCATGTCGGCGAGCGCGTGACGTTCGAAGTGCTGCTGGCCAGTTTCGGGCTCGACGACGACCCGGCGCTCATGCGGCTCGGCGAGATCGTGCACGCGCTCGATGTGGGCGGCCCCGCGGCGCCCGAAGCGGTTGGCTTCGAGGCCGTGATGGCCGGCACGCGCCAGCGCGCGGAGCACGACGACCAGTTGCTCGAGCAGATGGGCGCCGTACTCGACTCCCTGTACGCGCACTTCACGTCGAACGGCAAAAACCAGACCGCGTCCAAATCATGA